Within the Catalinimonas niigatensis genome, the region CTTTGGTGATACCTTCATTGGAAGGATAAAAAGCTTCCTGTCCTTCGGGCACTTCCAAAATTAAAGGTACGATATCATAGGTATTGGTCAGGTTGAAGTAAGCGAGCCCCCTGAGAAAGTAAGCCTGTCCCATGAGGCGATCTCTCAATTCAGGCTCTATATCTTCTATAATAGGGATGTTTTCTAGGGCATAATTAGCCCGCAATACCATGATATAGTAAGCATCCCAGGCCCAGCCGGTGGCTCCGTCGGTGGGAGGAACCACAAAAGAACTCAGGCCAGTCAGAAATACCCAGGGGCTTCTGGAGGACACTTCATCGCTTCTGCCATCATTGTACACTGGCGTCATTCTATTATAAGTACCATCAATGATCAGGCTATTATAGATTGCATCCACTGACGCAATGGCCTGGTCCTGGGTGACAAAGAATTCTTCGGCTGATAAACTATTGGGATTGGGGATTTCCAACTTATCCTCACAGGCCTGGGCTGTCAACAGCATGCCGATACAGGCTATGATTTTGAATATATTTCTATACATCTTGATTAAAATTTAATTTGTACACCAAACATCGTTGTTCTGGGTCTGGGGAAAGTACCGAAGTCAAATCCGGGATTCAGGATACCCGCCTGAAAGTCAGGATTGAAACCTTTGTATGCAGTAAATGTGTGGACATTCTGTATGGTAGCGTATATCCTGGCACTTTTCATTTTTACCCTGCTTAACAGATCTGCGGGAATATTGTAGCCCAGTGAGATGGTATTGATTCTCAGATAATCACCTTTTTGCAGCCAGTTTGGACGGTCCGAATCACGGTTATTGAGGTTGGGATCGTTAAATACTACCCTTGAGTACTCTCTGCTTGGATTTTCAGCAGTCCAGCGATTCAGTATATCCTCATGCCAGTTGGTAAAACCAGAAGTGGTCATCAGTCCACGATAAAAATTACTATTGATCAGGTTTCCTCCACTTCCCGAAGCGAATACTGTCAGGTCAAAGTTTTTATAATTGGCCACCAGATTCAATCCGTAGTAAAAGGTGGGCATACCATTTCCAAGGAAATCACGGTCGTCATCGGTAATCTGCCCATCTTCATTCAGGTCTCTGAATCTGACATCGCCTGGTGAGGTCTGGTCATTCTGGAAAGCATGGTTATCTACCTCTTCCTCCGTTTGGAAAATACCATCAAACACCCAGCCGTAATGCCTACCAATGGGCTGGCCTACGATACTGCGGGCACCTGTACCGGTGATGTTGCTGAGTATTCCACCCAGATCCAGCACCTCATTGCGCACAGTATAGAAGTTTGGAGCAATATCCAGGGTTAAGTCCCCTAAATTCTGCCTGTAACTGGCCGACAGCTCTATGCCTGAGTTTTTGATGGAAGCCGCATTGGTGATGATGCCATCGCCCAAGGAACCTACCGAGCGCGGAATGGGAAGACCTAAGAGTACATCTTCTGAAGTGTTGGAATAGTACTCAGCCGTAAATTCCAGTCTGCCATCCCAAAGTACCGCATCCAACGCTACGTTTCTGGTAGTTTTGGACTCCCAACGGATGGTAGGGTCTACCACTATCGTATTGGCTGCTCCCAGCACTCTCCCCCCACCAAATTCATAAGGAATGGCCCGGTTGATCACCCTTTGGTATGCATAATTATTGATATTCTGGTTACCCAATTGACCATAACCTCCTCTTAGTTTGAGGTCAGAAATAAATTCCGGTAACTGGAAGTCATTATGAATTTTCCAGGCAAGTCCGATGGAAGGAAAAATATCAAAACGGTTATCTTCCCTGAATTTGGAAGAGCCATCCCGCCGTACATTAAAAGTAAGCAGATATCGGTCATCATAGGCATAATTAATTCTACCTAGCAAAGAAGCAATGGCCGAATTTTGGATATTGTCGCTCACATTCACCGTTTCAGCATTGCCTAAATTCAAAATATAAGGTTTTTCCAGGCCGGTACCCACGGCGTTGACGCCTCTGAAGTTAAAATCCTGATAGGTTTGGCCTACCAAAAGTTTAAGGTCATGTTTACCGAAGGTTTTGACATAATTCAGTGTGTTTTCTACCAGAAATGAGTTAGAAGAACGGTCATTTACTGCATAGGTAGCATTGGGATTAGGGAAGAAATAACCGAGATTGTATTGAGGCACAAAACGCTCATCGGTGATATCACTGTTATCATATTGGAGGTTGAGTTTGTAGCTTAAGCCTTCCAGCAATTCTATTTCCCCATACAGATTGGCCAGAATCCTGTTGACCATGGTAGAATTCTGCACCAGGCTATTGATGCCCGGTACATTTAAGGTAATGGACTGGTGAATCACACCATCAGCTCCGCCGAATCCTCCTTCCCTGTTCTCATCGTAGAGAGGGATAGTAGGTGCCGCCTGAAGCAGGTCATTTACCAGCGTCGGACGTGATCCGGGCAGGTTCAAGTCAGTGGTAAATAGTAGTGGATTTTCGTCAGAGCGCACCACATAGACGTTCTCGCCAAACTTCACTCTTCCGACCTGGGTCTCAGAATTTACCCGGAATGAATATCTCTTATAGTCCGGCCCACTACCCACCAGCGTACCTTCATTATCCAGATAATCCAGTGAGATGTAATAAGAAGTTTTTTCAGTACCACCGGCAAAGTTTACATTATAGTTGGCGATTTTTCCGTCTTTAAATCCTGCATCCTGCCAGTCTGTATCCACATCGTCAATAAAATCCGGAGAGTTGGGATCATTACCGGGTACGGGTGGCAAGCCACCATTGGCCAGTAATTCCGTGTTGATGGCCTGATACCCTACTCTACCTAAGAGGGGAATTCTTTGGGGTATGGTTTGTATGCCATAATAGGCGTTGAAGCCCACAGTAAAATCCTGGCCTTTTCTACCGCTTTTGGTGGTGATGATGACTACACCGTTGGAAGCCCGGTTACCATAAATAGCTCCGGCAGTAGCATCTTTCAGTACCTGAATAGACTCAATGTCATTGGGATTAATATCGCGTATGCCTCCCGAGAGTGGAAATCCATCTACCACATACAATGGTTCTGCACTGGCACCACCACTCCCAAAGGTACTTACCCCGCGTATTCTTACCGAAGGGGCTGCTCCCGGTTGTCCGTCGCTGGTAATGGCTACGCCTGCCACTCTTCCCTGCATCATCTGCATCACATCATTGGTAGCCTGCTTCACCATTTCTTCCGGATCTACCAGGCTCACCGCGCCGGTAAGGTCTTCTTTTCTTTCTGTACCGTAGCCTACCACCACCACTTCGCTCAGGTTCTGAATATCAGGGGCTAATTGTACATTGATGGTCGACTGATTTCCAATTTCAACTTCCTCCTGCGCGTAGCCTACAGAAGAAAATACCAGGCTTTCAGCGTTTTGGGAAACGGTCAGGCGGTAATTGCCATCTACGTCAGTGACCGTACCCGTGGTGGTACCTTTGACTACAATGTTAACCCCGGGCAAAGCTTCATCCGAATCCAGATCAGTTACCTGTCCGGCAATGGTTCGCGACTGTGCCCAGGCTGATGAAACCTGCAATAAGCAGCTTGCAATGAGAAGGATGAATAATCTCCCCAAGCAACGCCTCAGGTTTAGTAGGTATAAATTTTTCATAGTATTTTAGGTTTGAGAAAATGTATTAATAGTAATTCGGGATGAATACCCCCTTAGGATTTAGCTTCCTGACTAGGCTACCCATAAGCCGAAGCATTAATCATGGAAAGTATAGGTTTTGAAAGGTTATTTTTCAGACTTGGAGAACTTCTCATATACACAAATCAGGTTTGTTGTTTGACTTAATCCATGACAGAAGTCATGCTTGCCTGTAAATGTGAAGAAAGAAGATCTAAGGAGGGTGGACGTATGTTTTTAATAGGTGGACAGAATGATATTTCTTACATTTATTTCAACAATTATTCATTTATACCCATAAAAGCACAATACAATTTATGAATAATGATTGTTTTTAAGACTTTTCTAATCCAAGCTCATCTCTTTTTTTAAAAACTCAGTAGGACTTTGTCCATAGTGCTTGCTAAATAAGCGGGAGAAATATTTGGGGTCATTATACCCAACGGCATAGGCTACTTCTGAAATATTAATTTCGTTTTGCCTGAGCAACTTCTGCGCTTTCTTCATGCGGAGGTGGTTGATAAATTCGGTAGCCGACTGATTGGTAAGAGATGCCAGTTTTTTATGCAGCAGGCTCCGGCTGATACCCATACATTTGATAAAATCTTTTACTCCAAAATCCGAATTTTCCATTTGACTCTCTACCGTTTTGATGGCATGCTCCAGAAAGTTTTGATCTTTGCTATTACTGGTCGCCTGTTTGACATCAAAATCAACCGACTGTAAAAAATGGAGCCGCAATCTTTTTCTTGAGTCAATAAGGTTTTGCACTCTGGCCTCCAGGATTTCAAAATTAAAGGGTTTGGGCAGGTAATCGTCAGCTCCTATTTCCAGCCCTTCTATCTGATTTTCCACTGTACTTTTGGCGGTCAACAGGATGACCGGAATATGGCTGGTACTGAGGTTATTTTTTAGCGTAGCACAGAGCTTCAGCCCATCTACCTTGGGCATCATTACATCGCTGATTACCAGATCGGGATTAAATTTTTCGGCCAGCTGAATACCTGCTTCTCCGTCTCCAGCCTCCAGCACGTTGTAGGTTTTACTCAGTCGCAGACTAATAAACTTTCTTAAATCCACATTATCCTCCACTACCAGTACCGTAGCTTTGGACTTGTCAATCTCGTGCGCAGCTTCCTGATTTATGATATTTTCTTCGCTGAGTAGCAATTCGTTTTTCAATATTTCTATCTGCTGATGGAGATCCAGCCCTTCCTGGGTTCTTTCGGTCAGTTCGTCAGTTTCATAGGCTCCTTTGAGGCAGGGAAACTGGATTTCAAATACAGAGCCTTTGCCTGGCTTGCTCTCCACAAAGATTTCTCCATGATGTGTTTTGATCAGCTCTTCAGTAAGCGCCAGGCCAATGCCTGAGCCACTGATTTTAAAAGCCTCTGCTGAAGCAATCCGGTAAAAGCGTTTGAAAACCAGTGGCAAATTCTCTTCGCTGATTCCAATGCCAGAGTCAGAAATCCTGATGCTGATCACTGTTTTGTGTTCTTGCAGCAGGGTATCTTCTGCCCTAAGCCTTGATTCCTGATAGGATAATCCTTTGACGTCCAGGGCCACCACACCCTTAGCAGGGGTGTACTTAAAAGCATTGGAAAGCAAATTGTACAATATGTTTTCAAGTTTTTGGGTATCAAACCAAACTTCTGTTGGCAGCTCGCTTTCCTGATAATTGAATCGGATCTCCTTGATCTCCGACAAAGGCTCAAAGGCACGGAACACATTCTGGCAAAAATCACTGAGATTGCCCTGAGTTACTTTCAGTTCCATACGGCCTTTTTCAATCTTTCTGAAATCCATAATCTGATTGATCAGATGCAGCAAGCGCTGGGCATTGCGGTTGATCAGACCAAGGCTACGCTGTACTTCAGTACCCAGATGATGTTCTTTGAGCAGTCTCTCAAGCGGGCCAATGATCAGGGTCAGAGGTGTTCTGAACTCATGGGAAATATTGGTAAAGAAACTAAGCTTCAGTTGACTCACCAGCTTTAGTTTTTTATTCAGCTTAATGAGTTCATCTCTCTGGCTCAGTATTTCTTTATTTTGAAGCTCAAGCTTCTGGTTTTGCCCTTCAATAAACTTCTGCTTTTCTTCCAGTTCCTGGTTGTTGTTTTGTAGCTGTATGGCCTGAAAAGAAAGTGCTTCTTTTTGCTGATTAATGCGTTCTGTACGTTCTTTTACCTGTCTTTCCAGTACTATCTTCTGCCGCTTGAGGGTGTAGGTACGCAGCCTGATATAGCCAAAAATCAATGCCAGAAACAAAATCATGCTAAGTATTCTAAACCAGGGAGTATCCCAAAAGGGAGGAGCAATGTGAATGGTGATGGATTTAGGATCAGCAGTAAACTCTCCGTTGGAACCTGAAGCTTTAACCTTAAACACATAATCTCCCGGCTTGAGATTGGTATAGCTGGCATAGCGGCGATCTGAGGATACGTAATTCCAGTCTTTGTCAAAGCCCTCAAGAATGTAGGCATAGCGAATCATGCCCGGCTCCTGATAGTTGAGCGAGGAGAATTCTATGCCAAAGATTTTTTCCTTATAGGACAAATAAATTTCATCGGCTTTGAAAGCGCTCTCCTGAATCACCTCCACCCCATTGTACTGCTTCCCAGGCTTCACTGATTCATTGAGGAGCTTGATGTCGGTAATGACAAGGCTGGGAGACTCATCTATTTCTTTGATATCTTCAGGATAAAATGCGTCCAGACCACTCATGCCTCCAAAATACAGCTTACCATTTTCGTTTTGATAGGCAGCAGACCAGTAGTACTGATTGTTTAGTAAACCATCAGCCATATAAAAATTTCTAATCTTTTTTGTTTTTGGATGTAGGCGGGACAAACCATAATCTGTACTCAGCCAGAGATTTTGCTCCTTGTCCTGCTGTATACCATAGATGATGTTGTTACTTAATCCATCAGCGGTAGTGTAGGCTTCAAACCAGAGGGAATCACCAGCAGTTTTTAACTGATTGATGCCCTGCCCGTAGGTGCCAAACCACATTTTTCCCTTGCTATCCTGCAAAACAGAGATCACATAGTTGCCACTGATGGAGTGCGGGTTGGCTGATTCGTGTGCATATTTGCTGACTTGATCTGTTTTTCCGCTAGGCTGATCGATGCGGATGTGAAAAAGACCATTTCGAGTGCCTGCCCAAATATTTTGATCCTGATCTACCCATAAGCATCCCACACCAGTGATGCGGGGATTACTTTGGTCTGAGAATTTGGTTTCAAAATGATCCGCCTCCAAATCATAGTATACCAGCCCTCCAAGGGTACCTATCCACAGATTCCCCTTCTGATCTTCTGCAATGGAGGAGATAAAATTGCTAACCAATCCTGGTCTGTTTGAAGTGAGGTGATGGAGAAAATATGGTCTGTGTGAGTTTTCGTTCGTCAACACATTGAGTCCACCGCCCCAGCTGCCTACCCATAATCTGCCCAGACGGTCCCGGTGCATGCTGGTGACAAAATCGCTGGAGATGGCATCTGTATCTTCAGGGGTACGCCGAAATTGATGAAATTTTTCGGTGCTTTTATCGTAGCGATTGAGTCCACCGCCAGCAGTGCCTATCCATAGGGAAGTACTGTCTTCATAAATAGAATTTACCGTACTATAGCTTAAGCTGTTTGCATTATCTGCTTTGAATTCAAAGTGCTCAAAAGTGTTTTGGTTAGTGTTGTAAAAGTTAATACCTCCCCGCTCTGTTCCTATCCAGAGATTTCCCTTTTTGTCCTTGAGCAAGCAGTTGACAAAGTTATTGCTTAGGCTATGTTCAGCGTGAGGTTCGTTTTTATGGTTGGTAAAATTCTGCTCACCTTGGTTCATGATACTAAGACCTCCTAAGGTAGCTATAAACAAATTTCCCGAATCATCTTCTATGATGTCCATAATGGAATTATGCACCAGACTGGAAGGATCAGCTGGTACATTGAAAAACCGTTGAAATCCAACGGCATGAAGATGATTTGCATTATCCAGATAACGGTTTAAACCAAACTCAGTACCTATCCATATCTCTCTCTGCGCCGTTTCGCAAATGGCCAGGATATGATTTGAAGATAAACTCTGAGGGTTGGCAGGCTCATAGGTAATGTACTTCATTTCCGAAATTCCAGGCTTGATGATAGCAATTCCTCCATCGGTGCCTACCCAGATATTATTTTGGCTGTCGCTTAGAAGGGTATTGACCACTGAACCTCTCAATTTTCCATCGCCATCACCAAAGGTAAGGTGCCCCTCCAGTTTGATAGTACCATCTTCCCCCTGAATTTTGAAGCGAGACAAACCCTGATCAGTACCTACTAACAAGGTAGAATCCTGATGTAGCGCCAGGGAACGTACCGCAGCTTGCAATGGAGAATACTGTTCCGATGATAGATTTTCAGCCCGGACAAATTGTCCCTGATCATAAAGGTAGACGTATAAGCCCTCCTGTGTACCTATCCAGATATTTCCGTAGGTATCCTCAAGAAGTACATAGATAAAATTGTTGGCCAGAGCATTGGGTGAAGTGTGTTCGCTGTTGAATACTTCAAATGTATAACCATCGTAGCGGCAAAGTCCATTCCAAGTACCCATCCACAGAAAGCCCTGACTGTCCTGAAGCATACAATCCACCATGTTTTGGGCCAGTCCATCCTCGGTAGTCAGCTGCTGAAAGCGCAGACTACGGTGCTGACTTTTCAGCGGTGCTACTAAAAAAAAATGCAGTGCCAATAATGTAAGACAAGCCTTCCTCAGTGTGTTATTTACCTGAATATACATGATATGTCTCAGCCTCCTTCCAAATAATCAGTTACGGATTTATCTGAACATATAAGATACTATAATTCTTACTGAATGTGTAGCAATCTTCCAAACAAGTCTCGGGATTACTTATACTTATAAATTTACTTTCACTCAGGTAGGTCTATCCACATGATCATCCAGAAACCCATTAATGATGCCCAATACTTCCTGATAGTCATTTCCCAGGCAGAGCATGTGTCCCCATTTGTTTTCCAGCATATGAAGTTGAGAGTGCTGAATTTCCTTATGGGCATGCTCCGCATGTGTGGGAGATACGCTGGCATCGTAGCGGCTGTGCAGGATAAGCGTGGGACAACGGATTTGCTTCAAAATAGCAGGATCAATACCTTGATCTATATCATTGACAAAGCCTGTTTTAGAACGGTACTTCTTCAGCGCATTGCCCAGTTCTCCCACTTCTTCCTGGGTAATCTTTGCATCTTTATATGATGAAAATTCTGTATGAAAGTTTTTTGCCATCAGGCCGGGAGTAGCTGAGGCAATAAAATGTACCAGACCCCAGCTTAACCATTCTACTTTCGGATGAAATATTCTTTTAGCTATCTTATAGATTTTCTCCTTTTTATCTAACCAGTTTGTTGTCACGGCTGAGACCAGAATGAGTTTTTTTACTCTGTCGGGGTGGTTGGCTGCCAGTTGCAAAGCAGTCCAACCTCCTGCCGAAATGCCATATACAATCACCTGATTTATCTTCAAAGTATC harbors:
- a CDS encoding alpha/beta fold hydrolase: MIHTKLGWVEYSLSGEGIPVLFVHGGHSNSRDTLFQKGWDKKKYQMITPSRPGYGRTPLENHQTPKSAADLFIALLDTLKINQVIVYGISAGGWTALQLAANHPDRVKKLILVSAVTTNWLDKKEKIYKIAKRIFHPKVEWLSWGLVHFIASATPGLMAKNFHTEFSSYKDAKITQEEVGELGNALKKYRSKTGFVNDIDQGIDPAILKQIRCPTLILHSRYDASVSPTHAEHAHKEIQHSQLHMLENKWGHMLCLGNDYQEVLGIINGFLDDHVDRPT
- a CDS encoding two-component regulator propeller domain-containing protein; the encoded protein is MYIQVNNTLRKACLTLLALHFFLVAPLKSQHRSLRFQQLTTEDGLAQNMVDCMLQDSQGFLWMGTWNGLCRYDGYTFEVFNSEHTSPNALANNFIYVLLEDTYGNIWIGTQEGLYVYLYDQGQFVRAENLSSEQYSPLQAAVRSLALHQDSTLLVGTDQGLSRFKIQGEDGTIKLEGHLTFGDGDGKLRGSVVNTLLSDSQNNIWVGTDGGIAIIKPGISEMKYITYEPANPQSLSSNHILAICETAQREIWIGTEFGLNRYLDNANHLHAVGFQRFFNVPADPSSLVHNSIMDIIEDDSGNLFIATLGGLSIMNQGEQNFTNHKNEPHAEHSLSNNFVNCLLKDKKGNLWIGTERGGINFYNTNQNTFEHFEFKADNANSLSYSTVNSIYEDSTSLWIGTAGGGLNRYDKSTEKFHQFRRTPEDTDAISSDFVTSMHRDRLGRLWVGSWGGGLNVLTNENSHRPYFLHHLTSNRPGLVSNFISSIAEDQKGNLWIGTLGGLVYYDLEADHFETKFSDQSNPRITGVGCLWVDQDQNIWAGTRNGLFHIRIDQPSGKTDQVSKYAHESANPHSISGNYVISVLQDSKGKMWFGTYGQGINQLKTAGDSLWFEAYTTADGLSNNIIYGIQQDKEQNLWLSTDYGLSRLHPKTKKIRNFYMADGLLNNQYYWSAAYQNENGKLYFGGMSGLDAFYPEDIKEIDESPSLVITDIKLLNESVKPGKQYNGVEVIQESAFKADEIYLSYKEKIFGIEFSSLNYQEPGMIRYAYILEGFDKDWNYVSSDRRYASYTNLKPGDYVFKVKASGSNGEFTADPKSITIHIAPPFWDTPWFRILSMILFLALIFGYIRLRTYTLKRQKIVLERQVKERTERINQQKEALSFQAIQLQNNNQELEEKQKFIEGQNQKLELQNKEILSQRDELIKLNKKLKLVSQLKLSFFTNISHEFRTPLTLIIGPLERLLKEHHLGTEVQRSLGLINRNAQRLLHLINQIMDFRKIEKGRMELKVTQGNLSDFCQNVFRAFEPLSEIKEIRFNYQESELPTEVWFDTQKLENILYNLLSNAFKYTPAKGVVALDVKGLSYQESRLRAEDTLLQEHKTVISIRISDSGIGISEENLPLVFKRFYRIASAEAFKISGSGIGLALTEELIKTHHGEIFVESKPGKGSVFEIQFPCLKGAYETDELTERTQEGLDLHQQIEILKNELLLSEENIINQEAAHEIDKSKATVLVVEDNVDLRKFISLRLSKTYNVLEAGDGEAGIQLAEKFNPDLVISDVMMPKVDGLKLCATLKNNLSTSHIPVILLTAKSTVENQIEGLEIGADDYLPKPFNFEILEARVQNLIDSRKRLRLHFLQSVDFDVKQATSNSKDQNFLEHAIKTVESQMENSDFGVKDFIKCMGISRSLLHKKLASLTNQSATEFINHLRMKKAQKLLRQNEINISEVAYAVGYNDPKYFSRLFSKHYGQSPTEFLKKEMSLD
- a CDS encoding SusC/RagA family TonB-linked outer membrane protein, giving the protein MKNLYLLNLRRCLGRLFILLIASCLLQVSSAWAQSRTIAGQVTDLDSDEALPGVNIVVKGTTTGTVTDVDGNYRLTVSQNAESLVFSSVGYAQEEVEIGNQSTINVQLAPDIQNLSEVVVVGYGTERKEDLTGAVSLVDPEEMVKQATNDVMQMMQGRVAGVAITSDGQPGAAPSVRIRGVSTFGSGGASAEPLYVVDGFPLSGGIRDINPNDIESIQVLKDATAGAIYGNRASNGVVIITTKSGRKGQDFTVGFNAYYGIQTIPQRIPLLGRVGYQAINTELLANGGLPPVPGNDPNSPDFIDDVDTDWQDAGFKDGKIANYNVNFAGGTEKTSYYISLDYLDNEGTLVGSGPDYKRYSFRVNSETQVGRVKFGENVYVVRSDENPLLFTTDLNLPGSRPTLVNDLLQAAPTIPLYDENREGGFGGADGVIHQSITLNVPGINSLVQNSTMVNRILANLYGEIELLEGLSYKLNLQYDNSDITDERFVPQYNLGYFFPNPNATYAVNDRSSNSFLVENTLNYVKTFGKHDLKLLVGQTYQDFNFRGVNAVGTGLEKPYILNLGNAETVNVSDNIQNSAIASLLGRINYAYDDRYLLTFNVRRDGSSKFREDNRFDIFPSIGLAWKIHNDFQLPEFISDLKLRGGYGQLGNQNINNYAYQRVINRAIPYEFGGGRVLGAANTIVVDPTIRWESKTTRNVALDAVLWDGRLEFTAEYYSNTSEDVLLGLPIPRSVGSLGDGIITNAASIKNSGIELSASYRQNLGDLTLDIAPNFYTVRNEVLDLGGILSNITGTGARSIVGQPIGRHYGWVFDGIFQTEEEVDNHAFQNDQTSPGDVRFRDLNEDGQITDDDRDFLGNGMPTFYYGLNLVANYKNFDLTVFASGSGGNLINSNFYRGLMTTSGFTNWHEDILNRWTAENPSREYSRVVFNDPNLNNRDSDRPNWLQKGDYLRINTISLGYNIPADLLSRVKMKSARIYATIQNVHTFTAYKGFNPDFQAGILNPGFDFGTFPRPRTTMFGVQIKF